Part of the Xenopus tropicalis strain Nigerian chromosome 3, UCB_Xtro_10.0, whole genome shotgun sequence genome, TGCTGTAcatattattgtaaaaaaaataagttgctgtgaaaaaacatctattgacttcaatgcatttcatgaatttttcagcaaagcaaaacagggcacTGGTAACCTTTTACTGCAGTGTTTAGCCCCACAGGGCTTCCTCTACTCTCCTCTGAATATGTACTATCAAAGGGCCCCTAAACTGGAtgggataatttttttttttttaactttgagcTCTCTGTGTCTGTTATGATGCTTTACTATCTATGAATAAGTACAAGAGGATATGAAAAGCATAAGGTGGAGTACCATCTATCGCTCTATTTTCACAGATGATATTTGAGGGCCGGATATCTTCACATGTTGATACTGAGTTTGCCCTTTGGTTCTAAGCCATGTATACTCCCTGTTGAGGAAATTTGTTTACTCTAAGGCTAGGCAACTATGCTGGAataaactataaagaaaaaaataaacagggAAAAAAGCTACCTTTTACAAAGCAATGCAGAGAAATTGCACATGCTGTTAACATGATGTCAGTGAATGCTCCGCTCCCTACCTCTGGGCAGTCCCAGCTGCTGCAGCTCACTTGACAGACTGTCACTGCTCACATTATGCTTAGCTGCACTTGAAAGAATGAAGCAGAGAACAGCAACTGTAGCCTTGATGTCCCCTGATTCTGAAAAGAGCAAAACCATCATTCTTGTTAGTAACACCCATGCAAACAACATGTATGgttttctacattttcttatttCCAAAGACAACTGCACTTTTATAACTTATTAGGGCAGGCATACttatcaaagtgtaaaaagtCATATACAAATATGTGTATTGAAAGAAGTATTAACAATCTGCATTAAGCATAGTAGGGCATGCTTTTATGCTTATGGTTCATTGTACTTTATACAAATTAAGCATAGCAGTAACTTTCCCTGCAGATTTTTAGAAAGGACCATAAAGACCACAAAAAGCCTCACCAAATCGAGCATCTGATGTCAGTTTGATGATTTTCTCATACTGAGGGATAAAAAAACAAGGGAAGTAAGTAATATTGTCATAGGCTTGTCATCTCAAACGTGTACCTATAATTTCTTACTTACATCAATTTGTTCTCCAAGTAGTTTCTTTAGTACCTGGGCACAGATCAGCTTCAGCTTAACTGATGACTAAGACACAGAAGGAGATAATGGTGAGGCAGATGAAATACTGATACAGACTGTAAATCCGACTGCAAAAAATGTACTGATGCAGAAACACAGACAGCAAAGCGTACAGAAAAATAGTTTACAGATTTGTactacaaaaagtaaaaatgcacTGTTAagatagtttatttaaatacttAACTATTCTGGATAAGGTACTGATTTCAGCCAAAACCCAGTCAGGGCAATCTAAGTCACCACAGAACCGGAACCTCTGAAAGAAGGATAACATGAGAGATTGATTAACAGGGGGAAAGTGTTGAGGATGTATGCAGTATAAGACAGACATATTTGTATTGTACAGGCTTTCAATGATCCAACACTGTCACGGATATCCATTAACAAAAAATCTTAATAATATAACACACACTAGGATTCGGTCATGGTAAGTAACAGAGCAATCCTATTACCTCAATACTAATTAAAGAAGCTATAATAGCTGTGAGTTTATatatgcctttaaaggaaaactgtacccaggaacatatttatatgtaggcacctgagggcctgtgcaTCGGGTGGCAGCTTTAAGGGGGTGGCCTTTGgatgcctatataatcaataaattaaaaaaataaataaaaatatacctccCCAGCTGCCACCAGACACTATCTGTTGGTAGGCTAAGGCTAGTCCTTACCATCTTAAGGCAGGTggtaaatacagtgcccaatGTGGCCTGCTTCCTAAATTACACAAGTGAATGATGTGCCAGTTAGGGAGCGGGAAGGGGGTCACCTATGTACTACAGGCAGCAATATATTCCTAAGCGGTAAGTGCTTTACAACTGCCATGGTTGAGGTGCTGGTAGCTCAAGGGATCCCCTGAGATCCTCGGATCCTCAGATCCTCAGAGCCAAAGCATGCAAGAGCAAAGAAAAGTGTCCAGCTAAATATTGTTTTCAGTTACAAACACAGTGCATCATATAACAACAAAAAACATATTCCAAGTTTAGTAATCTTTTTACATAGATTAAGCATTCATTCTAATGTATGTTTTTAAACATATTCACTTCTTACACCAAATATGCATTAGTTCCTGTAGCCTGTATTCACCACACACTTGACTTTATATGTTCTGGAACTGCAATGACTACAATTCATTCCAACAAATGCCTGCACGTCCATACGCCTCTCTTATATGTCTCATGTGTGTAAATTGCACTGCATCAGCTGCTGACCCCCACTCTCCCCCCAGATGCTACAATTCCTCCTCCCCATCAGCAGAAGGTGCTTTCCTGGTTTGGGATGCCTTTAAACCGCACCAAATTATAAGAAGATTCTACTCACCATGTTTTGAAAGCAGGTATA contains:
- the commd4 gene encoding COMM domain-containing protein 4; translated protein: MRFRFCGDLDCPDWVLAEISTLSRISSVKLKLICAQVLKKLLGEQIDYEKIIKLTSDARFESGDIKATVAVLCFILSSAAKHNVSSDSLSSELQQLGLPREHAASLCRSYEEKQNALQETLRESSLRLTRISSLNWRVDQILSSSIVKQVNEPLVHLNLNVTDAGCNQPLTMTVSASKLRVLITELKQALEMMNALN